The region CTTCATGACCGGCTAGTGTTCTACTTCTTGTCTTGCTTGCTCGTACTGTCTTATTGATAATTTCATCTTATTCTGATATTGGCTATCCTAGCCTACTACCTGTTTAGATTAACCAAATGACACTGCCTTCTGAATCTTTTACATTCATAGTTTTATCTATAATGATAACCGGTCCAGACACAAGTACAGAATTTCTATTTGAATTGCATTGGAACCAAGTTCGTATTTGCTAAATTAAGCTATGGCCCTCTACCTTTTTAATTGCAGGTTGCAAATATGATAAGGTTTCTGGTGGATAGCTACAACAAGCCTGTTCCAGCGATCTTGGAGATTCCATCTAAGGATCATCCATATGATCCGGCACATGATTCAGTTCTTTCACGGGTTAAATACCTCTTTTCTGCAGAATCAGTGGCATCTGGGAGGCGTTAAATGCCAATAGACACTTAGTCTCATTGTGTTTCTATTTCCTTCATGATTCGTTTATTATGGGTGACTAAAATTATTCTTTTCCAGACAATTGGTAGTGGTTCTCGTCTCAAATTCCATGAACTACAGTATGCAACTTTTAGTTGGAGATATGCTTTAATggcttttttttaattgaataagaTGTTTGACTAGAGTTCGGAGGATTCATCAGTCATCATCCAACGGATGCCTCCTTGTTAACATTAAGGTAACGATGGTTCTATTGAATGGAACTCTTTTTTCCGGCCAGGTTTGCTTGAAATCGTGTTGATTAGAGAAAGATAAGCCGGAATCTATGGTGTAGGGTGCCTATTAAATTGTTGTAGCTCGTTTTATGGTACAAGAAAAATAAGTTCCAATAGTGTTAAATAGCCTTATAATCTTGTACCTAGAACTATTAATCGGTCAGGCTTGGTTGGTTTTAGATCATATCAATTTGAGTCCGGGTAATTTATAAGATAAATTAGGGTTTTGagtcattttgggtatagatTTCAGTTCGTGTCATTCTACTTTGCCATTGCCATGGAAAGTTTTTCAGGTCATTTTAAATTTGAATCATTTCAAGATATTTTAAGGTTATTGAGTCAAAATGGATTCTATAAAATCCAGAATTTTGAGTTTGGATTATGTTGGACTATGGATAATCAACAAGTCTGGCTGAAAAATTTTGGTTTGCACAAATTTATAAAATGCCAAAGTTCTCCAACGGGATACAAGTCtggctgaaaattttggtttGCACAAATTTATAAAATGCCAAAGTTCTCCAGCGGGATACAATTAAGATTCCTGGTtgttttttcattaatttatattcttaacAATTTTTTCTTTGGTGAAACTAGCTGCTAAGTCAATCTATGATCAGTTCACATTAGTTGTTTCATATTGATTGAGTTCATATTGATTGAGTCGTAGCTCATTTAGCATGGGGTTCAAGTGCGCTGAAATGTAATTAGGGAACAATTATAGATAGTTTTAAGTATTGTagcaacaaaagaaaaagttagtgTTAAATCAAATTGTGACAAAGTTAataatcattatttaaaaaatgcCATAACTTTTTTCATTTGTAGTTCAAATTATAAACCGTAAATATTAAATCTTGTTCAAACTTAATCTTTGATTCATTTCATAATAGAAAGATTAATTTAATCTTGTCCTTATAATAGTAATTTACTAAATACTTTCACCATTTTTTCTTTGGGTATACTACATCCAAAATCATTGAACTATTGATAGTTTATGTTTTactcattcaattttaaaaatttacaaaataatcattaaattattttcaatttttcatttaagtcatcaAGCTATTTAAATCGTAGTTTTATAGTCTTCTCTGTTCTCACCTTTGACACCAATCGAAAGGGTAAACTTCCCCTCCTCTTTTACAGTctaattttttcatgaaacaactttgaacatcACGAATTTACAAGGTAAAATCCGAATTGTTTTCTTCTCTGACACCGACCATCAGATCGTCTTAGATCTGACATATGTTCTACTTGTCGATAGGTATTGTTCCATTGTTACGGTCATCGAATTGTCGCTTGAAGGTCACCATTTGGactttaaaaaatatcttaacagcctagtaacttaaatgaaaacatttGAATAGtatagtgactattttgtaactttttgaagttgagtggcTAAAATGTAAACATACTAATAATTTATGACCTCTGGTGTAGTTCACCCTTTTTATCTTCAAAGCCCATCATAGGCCCATTTTGTTTAAGGTATCATTAAGCCCATCATTAACCAAACAACCGGTTTTTGATTTTTGTTTACGAAGTCTTTCCCCGGCGTATGCTCATCTCtctctttccctttcttttccaaaagaacttcaaaaattagggtttcgAAACCCTAACTTTACCATAGCTTCCCAATTCTATTTCTTCGTCATCCCTTTGgtttttaatagaaattaaatttgataatCTCCTTACTGTGTTTGATTTCCTTCAAAAATGGCGGAACACTTAGCCTCCATCTTCGGTACCGAGAAGGACCGTGTTAATTGTCCCTTTTATTTCAAGATTGGAGCTTGCCGGCACGGTGACCGGTGCTCACGTCTCCATAACCGGCCAACGATCTCCCCAACCATCCTTCTTTCCAACATGTATCAGCGGCCAGATATGATCACTCCCGGAGTAGATCCCCAAGGACAGCCCATAGATCCTCGCAAGATCCAGGAACATTTCGAGGATTTCTACGAGGATATCTACGAGGAACTAAGCAAGTTCGGTGAGATCGAGAGTCTCAACGTTTGTGATAACCTCGCCGATCACATGATTGGAAACGTATATGCTCAGTTCAGGGAGGAAGATCAAGCGGCAGCCGCTCTCCAGGCACTTCAAGGAAGGTTTTACTCCGGTCGACCCATCATTGCCGATTTTTCCCCGGTTACCGATTTCCGTGAAGCCACGTGTCGGCAATACGAGGAGAATAACTGTAACCGTGGTGGTTATTGCAATTTCATGCACGTCAAAGTAATTGGGAGAGACCTTAGAAGGAAACTGTTCGGAAGTTACCGGAAATACAGAGGGCATCGGAGTAGGAGCAGAAGCGGAAGCCCTCGCCCCCGCCGTGATAGGGATCGCGACCGTCACCGTGACCGTGATGATAATGGCGATCGGAATGGTCGAAGACCTGATAGGACTGACCGTGACGTCGGTGGTCGGAGAAAACATGGAAGTCCTAAACGAAGCCATAGTCGAAGCCGAAGCCGAAGCCCTCCACCTGCTAGGGAAGGGAGTGAAGAACGTAGAGCCAGGATTGAACAATGGAATCGAGAAAGGGAAGAGAAGCCATAAGAGCAAGCTCTTTAGACCACGGTTTGATCTATAATTTTCATTTCTCTTCCCTTTTTGGttataattatttctttttctaatttcagAAATGTTTTTGTTATGTTTCTGCAACTTTGGGTAAAACTTaaatattcatttcgagctatgcgtGACACCATTTTAGCTGTTACAATGTCTTTTTAAAGGGAGTATCTGTATCTCTGTTGAATAGTTTCCTTTTATTTTTGTCCATTGTTAAAGAGATTCAAGCTACTTTAATATCAGTTCTTGCTTTTAATTTGCTTACTCAAATACTCTGTTTCAGTCAGATTCTTATGCTCTACTTTATCTCTTCAACCTCTGGATGGATTTTAGGTTCAGGTCATATTGAGAGTTCATGCTCCTTAAAGTTCTTCTCTcaggttaaattctactattaatcATCCTTGTACTTTGTAAATGTTATAGATTTGTCTCTATTATTTTATCCAAATAGTATCTAGTCCATACTTTTCCAATTTGGTCCTTCAGATCAgataataaaatcatcacatcatattttgaaaatagcaaaacttaatgaatttaaaagTTATTGTTTGGTgagactaaaattttgaaattcaaaaagtatagggattaaaaatatctaattaaaaGTAGAATTTAACTCATTTTTGAAGCCTACTAAGCAGAAttctattaattttgaattttgaaattttatcatattttatatgtaaattggatttaatttttttctctaatttgaataatatactttttttttcttcaaattttaacaatttagttgtGATTCAAAAATGATTATTACATTCCTTAACTAAAATAATCTaactttttttagaattaaatgaaaataactattatttttaGAGAAAATGATTAGTTGATATGCAAGTGCTACATA is a window of Gossypium hirsutum isolate 1008001.06 chromosome D08, Gossypium_hirsutum_v2.1, whole genome shotgun sequence DNA encoding:
- the LOC107940227 gene encoding V-type proton ATPase subunit F isoform X3, with product MDTVVGFLMAGVGNVDLRRKTNYLIVDSIKQIEDTFKEFTTREDIAVVLISQYVANMIRFLVDSYNKPVPAILEIPSKDHPYDPAHDSVLSRVKYLFSAESVASGRR
- the LOC107940226 gene encoding splicing factor U2af small subunit B, yielding MAEHLASIFGTEKDRVNCPFYFKIGACRHGDRCSRLHNRPTISPTILLSNMYQRPDMITPGVDPQGQPIDPRKIQEHFEDFYEDIYEELSKFGEIESLNVCDNLADHMIGNVYAQFREEDQAAAALQALQGRFYSGRPIIADFSPVTDFREATCRQYEENNCNRGGYCNFMHVKVIGRDLRRKLFGSYRKYRGHRSRSRSGSPRPRRDRDRDRHRDRDDNGDRNGRRPDRTDRDVGGRRKHGSPKRSHSRSRSRSPPPAREGSEERRARIEQWNREREEKP